The DNA segment ATGATCACACGTGAAGAATTGAAGGTGGTGCACATGTTCGATGATGGAGATGAGTGTGTGGTGACTGATGGGCATTTCAACTAAAATCCATCCCTAGTGATGGAACAATGCTCCATGACGTGGCGCAACTTGATtgaatgttgtgagtgatggaactCTATCACTAGTGGAGCGCCTATACCCCACTCATAGTGAGCCTTCGAACGACGGATTTTCCCCAAAACCAGAGATGGTGGGTATGGATtaccaggggcggacctacatTAGCCcgtgggtgggcggccgcaccctttgaaaaaaaaattttagtgttatttttcgcgaaaaatcccgaccgcaccccttggaaatttttGACCGCACCCCTTAGGAAAAAATGTtagaatttatataaaaaaaattgtaaacacGGATTTAAACCCGACCCAATTATGTAAACAAGTTAGCCCACTAATCTCTTTAAATAAAACTTGTATTCTTATAACCCAACATCAAGCCCAATTGAATAAGTTTATGGTAAAACCAACCCAAATAACTAAATCAATTAACAAAACATAACCCAATTACCCAAATAAACCCAATCGACCTTTCATCTCTCCCGCCCTCCCCTTgctgattatataaatttaagtttgatgttctttttttacatgacccgacccaacCTGAACcggtttttttatgtatatatctaGACgcctaaaattttaaaaaaatttccGCACCCCCATAAAAAatttcctgggtccgccactgtggATTACCCTACATTGTCTGTTATTACAGGCGTTTGGAGTCACCTTTTGCCTTTGAGTTACCCGGCTAGGGTCAGGCTTTAATTCGTTTGGGTTTTAAAAAAGAATATTAACCCTATTGACCCTTTTGACCAATATTGACCATGTCCAATGATGACCTCATTGATGACCAATGAATTTGCGCACATGGTTGCCAGTTAGTTGAAAAGGACAATCCTTACTAGAAGGTATGATACGTGTATAAATAACGGCCATGATTAAAAGATTTGATCATTAATGCgttcatattaaaaaaaaaaaataaataacatGTGATTACGCGGTATCTCGACATATATATAAACAAACCAGATCCACTTCATCTCCACACTAAAAACTCAAAAGACTTGAAGTTTGATCAGATCCTTCCTGAGAGAAAAATGGCGCTGAAAGTATACTGTGATCGGATGTCTCAACCGTCTCGTGCAATTCTCATCTTCTGCAAGTAATTAAATTATTATCATCCATATGTTCTTTCTGTCTATTATTGATCGATGTATGTATTATTTAGAAACAATGTTGAATCTTTTCTAATGTGAGTGTTTGTTTCTTGTGTATTATTTATAAAGGATGAATGGGATAGATTTTGAGGAAATCACCATTAATATCTTGAAGGGCGAGCAACACACCCCTGAATATAAAGGTTTGTTTAGTTGAATATTTATGAAGAAAATAATTATTAACAACAAATAAGTATGTTCAACATTCTTGTTTTGTGCAGCGATAAATCCCATGTGTCAAGTTCCAACAATAGTTGATGGAGATTTTACGCTGTTTGAGAGGTTCTTGCTTCTTCTGTATCTTTTATGGTTTGGGTTTAGGGTTTATGTTATTTTTCATTATGTAATAAGTAAAATCTTTATGTGTGTTTGCAGTCACTCAATTCTTATCTACTTATCTAGTAAGTACCCGGGAGTGGCTAGTCACTGGTGAGTCATTTTTCTTCTCCGTCCATATCTTTTATGCAAGTTCTAAACTATAAATTAAAACCGTTATTTGTAATTTCGACATTAACTTTTATATCTATATAGGTATCCAAGTGATCTTATTGAAAGAGCTAAGGTCCACTCTGTATTAGATTGGCATCATGCCAATTTACGCCGTGGGTCAGGTAATATAATCATAAATATAAATCTAAAATTTTCgatatttagtatatttttacTGAATAATTTCATGATATAATTGGTTTTATGCTTCGGATTTCAGTTGGAGTTATTGTAAACAATGTCATGTTACCAATAAAGGGCCTCCCATCAAACCCTCAAGCGGCCGAAGAAGCTGAGAAGACACTTGAGAAAGCATTGACGGTATTAGAAACCTTTTGGCTAAAAGATGGACCATTTTTGGCCGGAAGATCTCAACCGTCAATTGCTGATCTCAACTTAGTATCTGAAGTCATGGAACTTGAGGTAATGATATACATATGTTCAACTTTCTTGTTTCTTTTCCTTTGTTTTTGGTTAAATCTACATCAACGCATCTAATTTCACGAGTTTTCAGCTTCTAAGCATGGAGCTTCATGATCGGATCTTAAGTCCTTACAAGAAAGTTCTTCAGTGGGTTGAAGATACAAAGAGTGCAACCACGCCTCATTTTGAAGAAATTCACGGGGTCTTGCTTAAAACGCGAAAAGAATTCCGCAAGCTGATGGCAGCAAAATCTGGGAAAACCGAGTGAAGTTATGAGCTCCATGTTAGTATCTTGATCATTGAATCTATGAATAATCATCTTTAAATTACGGGTTGTGGCAGACATTGTATGAAGGTCGATTTTAAACAATGCATACGTTTGTTGTTCTTGGTGTTATAATTTAATGTTTGTACTTTTTGTTCGGATTTGAAGCTTATTGTTGTGTACTTTGATGTTCCCAACAAATGATTTTATATTGATAAGGtaccaatttaaaaaaaaatggcaACTTCTGGTAAGAGATGAAATATGGAATCGCCACTGTGTCACTGTTCATGGATCCTGATATCTATCACATACATTTTTTAATGTTTGTTCTTTATTTGTTGTTAAAGTGTTATTTATATTTTAGTACAGATGAACTTTTGTTCTAGTAGTATTGTGTCTATTCATACAAAAATTTGATTTGGGTTTAAATTTTTAGAAGTGAAAAGTTTTTTTAGAAGTGTAAGATTAGATGGTATTCAGATGTCAAAGTTGTTTAAAAAAATGTTACATTAATTTGTCATCAAAGTCTCTCTTGTGATTACTTTATCATTCATTGACCTATGTTAAATCTCTTAATCAACCTCTCGTGTTTAACCCATGACCTATTAGTTTTAATGGTATGGTGTCTTTTCTTACAAATATAAGTTTATGGGTTCAAATACAAATACAAAGTAAAGATGGAATTAAGATATTAAAAATTTtctgttaaaaataaaaaaaacctctTATGTTTTGCTTGATGGCTAGGTTTCACCTAAAAGTTAATCACTAAACAAATAAGGGGTATAATGATGACCAATGGCATATTGGCATGCAAGCTTAACTGTTACACAAAGAG comes from the Helianthus annuus cultivar XRQ/B chromosome 4, HanXRQr2.0-SUNRISE, whole genome shotgun sequence genome and includes:
- the LOC110936681 gene encoding glutathione S-transferase T1, producing MALKVYCDRMSQPSRAILIFCKMNGIDFEEITINILKGEQHTPEYKAINPMCQVPTIVDGDFTLFESHSILIYLSSKYPGVASHWYPSDLIERAKVHSVLDWHHANLRRGSVGVIVNNVMLPIKGLPSNPQAAEEAEKTLEKALTVLETFWLKDGPFLAGRSQPSIADLNLVSEVMELELLSMELHDRILSPYKKVLQWVEDTKSATTPHFEEIHGVLLKTRKEFRKLMAAKSGKTE